One segment of Paenibacillus antri DNA contains the following:
- a CDS encoding dihydroorotase, producing MGIWIVNGRTAEGEKIAVLAENGVIVDIVRGDAADAVTTDGREVVDAGGRLLTAGLIDMHVHFREPGFEYKEDIETGSRSAAKGGFTTVACMPNTRPVLDKAETVAKVVARGESVGLTRVLPYGCISIGELGRELADYEALRDAGAIGFTDDGVGVQSAGMMKEAMRRAAALGMPIIAHCEDDTLLPGGAAFSVGEFVKKHGLPGIPNESEAIHVGRDILLAEATGVHYHVCHVSTEQSARLIRLGKQVGVNVTAEVCPHHLLLSDEDIPNATDANWKMNPPLRSPRDVEAMIAAVEDGTIDIFVTDHAPHSEEEKARGVERAPFGIVGLETAFPLLYTKFVATGRWTLPFVLERLTSRPAQLFGLPTGKLEIGAPADLTIIDLEEERKVDPATFASKGKNTPFAGWHLKGWPKLTMLGGDIVWSELAEKGSDEFVS from the coding sequence ATGGGGATATGGATCGTTAACGGTCGAACGGCCGAAGGAGAGAAAATCGCGGTGCTCGCGGAAAACGGCGTCATCGTCGACATCGTTCGCGGCGACGCGGCGGATGCCGTAACGACGGACGGCCGCGAAGTCGTAGACGCAGGCGGGAGGCTCCTCACGGCGGGCCTGATCGATATGCACGTACATTTTCGCGAGCCGGGGTTCGAATATAAGGAAGACATCGAGACCGGGTCGAGGTCGGCGGCCAAAGGCGGCTTCACGACGGTCGCCTGCATGCCGAACACGCGGCCGGTGCTCGACAAGGCGGAAACGGTGGCGAAGGTCGTCGCGCGAGGCGAAAGCGTAGGTCTCACTCGCGTGCTGCCGTACGGCTGCATCTCGATCGGCGAGCTCGGCCGCGAGCTGGCGGATTACGAGGCGCTGCGGGACGCGGGCGCGATCGGCTTCACGGACGACGGCGTCGGCGTACAGAGCGCCGGTATGATGAAGGAAGCGATGCGGCGGGCGGCCGCGCTCGGCATGCCGATCATCGCGCATTGCGAGGACGACACGCTGCTTCCGGGCGGGGCGGCCTTTAGCGTTGGGGAATTCGTCAAGAAGCACGGACTGCCGGGCATCCCGAACGAATCCGAAGCGATTCACGTCGGACGGGACATTTTGCTCGCGGAAGCGACGGGCGTCCACTACCACGTGTGCCATGTCTCTACGGAGCAGTCGGCGCGGCTCATCCGCCTCGGCAAGCAGGTCGGCGTCAACGTGACCGCCGAGGTATGCCCGCATCATCTGCTGCTGAGCGACGAGGACATTCCGAACGCGACGGACGCGAATTGGAAAATGAATCCGCCGCTCCGTTCCCCGCGCGACGTCGAAGCGATGATCGCCGCGGTCGAAGACGGGACGATCGACATCTTCGTCACGGATCACGCGCCGCACAGCGAGGAAGAGAAGGCGCGGGGCGTCGAACGGGCGCCGTTCGGCATCGTCGGTCTCGAGACCGCGTTCCCGTTGCTGTATACGAAATTCGTCGCGACGGGGCGTTGGACGCTGCCGTTCGTGCTCGAGCGGCTGACAAGCCGTCCGGCGCAGCTGTTCGGGCTGCCGACCGGGAAGTTGGAAATCGGCGCTCCCGCGGATCTTACGATCATCGATCTCGAGGAAGAACGCAAGGTCGATCCGGCGACGTTCGCGAGCAAGGGCAAAAACACCCCGTTCGCGGGATGGCATTTGAAAGGCTGGCCGAAGCTCACAATGCTCGGCGGCGACATAGTATGGTCAGAGCTAGCGGAAAAGGGGAGTGACGAGTTTGTTAGCTAA
- the carB gene encoding carbamoyl-phosphate synthase large subunit has translation MPKNEKLKKILVIGSGPIVIGQAAEFDYAGTQACQALKEEGYEVVLINSNPATIMTDTNMADRVYIEPITLEFVSSIIRKERPDGLLPTLGGQTGLNMAVELAKAGVLEKEGVKLLGTQLTAIEKAEDRDLFRDLMRELEQPVPESVIVTTVPQAVDFASEIGYPIIVRPAYTLGGTGGGICQTEEELVEIVSSGLRYSPIGQCLVEKSIAGMKEVEYEVMRDANDNCIVVCNMENFDPVGVHTGDSIVVAPSQTLSDREYQMLRTASLRIIRALNIEGGCNVQFALDPHSYQYYVIEVNPRVSRSSALASKATGYPIAKMAAKIAVGYTLDELVNPVTGQTYACFEPTLDYIVSKIPRWPFDKFIHANRKLGTQMKATGEVMAIGRTFEESIHKAVRSLEIGVHRLFLKDAVTLDDETLKQRLAKPDDERLFLIAEAFRRGWDLLDLQDLTKVDWWFLRGIQSIVGFENRLRVEALTPELLKAAKRKGFTDRAIAELRKEGGHSDYTVESDIRALRFQQGLKPVYKMVDTCAAEFEASTPYYYSTYETENEVIASDKPKVVVLGSGPIRIGQGIEFDYSTVHAVWAIQDAGYEAVIINNNPETVSTDFNTSDRLYFEPLFFEDVMNVIEQEQPIGVIVQFGGQTAINLAGPLARAGVRILGSDLESIDSAEDRKKFEALLRSLDIAQPPGSTVISIDEAAGTAAKLGYPVLVRPSYVLGGRAMEIVYSEDELLGYMVEAVKVNPEHPVLIDRYMLGKEVEVDAICDGETVLVPGIMEHIERAGVHSGDSIAVYPPQTLSAEIKAQIVEMTTSIAKALNVVGLVNIQFVIYKGKIYIIEVNPRSSRTVPFLSKVTGVPMANVATKVILGAKLKDLGFNNGLWAEDDNVSVKVPVFSFAKLRRVDTTLGPEMKSTGEVMGRDRNFSKALYKGLIGSGMKIPMSGNIIATIADKDKDDAVDVFRGFVELGYRIYATGGTAQTLTDAGMPVDHVHKLSEGSPNILDMIRTGDAQFVVNTLTKGKAPERDGFRIRREAVENGVVCMTSLDTVRALLNMLQAINFSSESMPGFVSSGSFSKASKSALEPVK, from the coding sequence ATGCCGAAAAACGAAAAGCTGAAGAAAATCTTGGTCATCGGCTCCGGTCCGATCGTGATCGGGCAAGCGGCGGAATTCGACTACGCCGGCACGCAGGCGTGCCAGGCGCTGAAAGAAGAAGGCTATGAGGTCGTCCTCATCAACAGCAACCCGGCGACGATCATGACGGATACGAACATGGCGGACCGCGTCTACATCGAGCCGATCACGCTCGAGTTCGTCTCCAGCATTATCCGCAAGGAGCGTCCGGACGGCTTGCTGCCGACGCTCGGGGGCCAGACGGGCCTCAACATGGCCGTCGAGCTCGCGAAAGCCGGCGTGCTCGAGAAGGAAGGCGTGAAGCTGCTCGGTACGCAGCTGACGGCGATCGAGAAGGCGGAAGACCGCGACTTGTTCCGGGATCTGATGCGCGAGCTCGAGCAGCCGGTACCGGAGAGCGTCATCGTGACGACGGTGCCGCAGGCGGTCGACTTCGCGAGCGAGATCGGCTACCCGATCATCGTGCGCCCGGCGTACACGCTCGGCGGCACGGGCGGCGGCATCTGCCAGACGGAGGAAGAGCTGGTCGAGATCGTCTCCTCGGGTCTTCGTTACTCGCCGATCGGCCAGTGCCTCGTCGAGAAGAGCATCGCCGGCATGAAGGAAGTCGAATACGAAGTCATGCGGGACGCGAACGATAACTGCATCGTCGTGTGCAACATGGAAAACTTCGACCCGGTCGGCGTTCACACGGGCGACAGCATCGTCGTGGCGCCGAGCCAAACGCTGTCCGACCGCGAATATCAGATGCTCCGCACGGCATCGCTGCGCATCATCCGCGCGCTGAACATCGAAGGCGGCTGCAACGTGCAGTTCGCGCTTGACCCGCATTCGTATCAATATTACGTCATCGAAGTGAACCCTCGCGTCAGCCGTTCCTCGGCGCTCGCATCGAAGGCGACGGGCTACCCGATCGCGAAGATGGCCGCGAAGATCGCAGTCGGCTACACGCTGGATGAGCTCGTCAACCCGGTCACGGGGCAGACGTACGCTTGCTTCGAGCCGACGCTCGACTACATCGTGTCCAAGATTCCGCGCTGGCCGTTCGATAAGTTCATCCACGCGAACCGCAAGCTCGGCACGCAGATGAAGGCGACAGGCGAAGTGATGGCGATCGGCCGCACGTTCGAAGAGTCGATCCATAAAGCGGTCCGCTCGCTCGAAATCGGCGTACACCGCTTGTTCCTGAAGGACGCGGTAACGCTTGACGACGAGACGTTGAAGCAGCGGCTCGCGAAGCCGGACGACGAGCGTCTGTTCCTGATCGCCGAGGCGTTCCGCCGCGGCTGGGATTTGCTCGATCTGCAGGATCTGACGAAGGTCGATTGGTGGTTCCTGCGCGGCATCCAATCGATCGTCGGCTTCGAGAATCGTCTTCGCGTCGAAGCGCTGACGCCGGAGCTGCTGAAGGCCGCGAAGCGCAAAGGCTTCACCGACCGCGCGATCGCCGAGCTGCGCAAGGAAGGCGGGCATTCGGACTATACGGTCGAATCCGACATCCGCGCGCTGCGCTTCCAGCAAGGGCTGAAGCCGGTATATAAGATGGTAGACACGTGCGCCGCCGAGTTCGAAGCGTCGACGCCATACTACTACTCGACCTACGAGACGGAAAACGAAGTGATCGCTTCCGACAAGCCGAAGGTCGTCGTGCTCGGCTCCGGTCCGATCCGGATCGGCCAAGGCATCGAGTTCGACTACTCGACCGTGCACGCGGTGTGGGCGATCCAAGACGCCGGCTATGAAGCGGTCATCATCAACAACAACCCGGAGACGGTGTCGACGGACTTCAACACGTCCGATCGTCTGTACTTCGAGCCGCTGTTCTTCGAGGATGTCATGAACGTCATCGAGCAGGAGCAGCCGATCGGCGTCATCGTGCAGTTCGGCGGTCAGACGGCGATTAACCTGGCGGGTCCGCTCGCTCGCGCCGGCGTCCGCATCCTCGGCTCCGACCTCGAGTCGATCGACTCCGCGGAAGATCGCAAGAAGTTCGAAGCGCTGCTTCGTTCGCTCGACATCGCGCAGCCTCCGGGCAGTACGGTCATCTCGATCGACGAGGCGGCCGGCACGGCGGCGAAGCTCGGCTATCCGGTGCTCGTGCGCCCGTCGTACGTCCTCGGCGGACGCGCGATGGAGATCGTCTACAGCGAAGACGAGCTGCTCGGCTACATGGTCGAAGCGGTGAAGGTAAACCCGGAGCATCCGGTCCTGATCGACCGATACATGCTCGGCAAGGAAGTCGAAGTCGACGCGATCTGCGACGGCGAGACGGTGCTCGTGCCGGGCATCATGGAGCATATCGAGCGCGCGGGCGTTCACTCCGGCGACTCGATCGCGGTGTACCCGCCGCAGACGCTGTCCGCGGAAATCAAAGCGCAAATCGTCGAAATGACGACTTCGATCGCGAAGGCTTTGAACGTCGTCGGCCTCGTGAACATCCAGTTCGTTATCTATAAGGGCAAGATTTATATCATCGAAGTGAATCCGCGCTCGTCGCGCACGGTGCCGTTCCTTAGCAAGGTAACGGGCGTGCCGATGGCGAACGTGGCGACGAAGGTCATCCTCGGCGCGAAGCTGAAGGATCTCGGCTTCAACAACGGCCTGTGGGCGGAAGACGACAACGTCTCGGTGAAGGTGCCGGTGTTCTCGTTCGCGAAGCTGCGCCGCGTCGACACGACGCTCGGGCCGGAGATGAAGTCGACGGGCGAGGTCATGGGCCGCGACCGCAACTTCTCGAAGGCGTTGTATAAGGGCTTGATCGGCTCGGGAATGAAAATTCCGATGTCCGGCAACATTATCGCGACGATCGCCGACAAGGACAAGGACGACGCGGTCGACGTGTTCCGCGGCTTCGTCGAGCTGGGCTACCGCATCTATGCGACGGGCGGCACGGCGCAGACGCTGACCGACGCCGGCATGCCGGTCGACCATGTGCATAAGCTGAGCGAGGGCAGCCCGAACATCCTCGACATGATCCGCACCGGAGACGCGCAGTTCGTCGTCAATACGCTGACGAAGGGCAAAGCGCCGGAACGCGACGGCTTCCGGATTCGCCGCGAAGCGGTCGAGAACGGCGTCGTCTGCATGACGTCGCTCGATACGGTTCGCGCGCTGCTCAACATGCTGCAGGCGATCAACTTCTCGTCCGAAAGCATGCCGGGCTTCGTCAGCTCCGGCAGCTTCTCGAAGGCGTCGAAGTCGGCGCTGGAGCCGGTGAAGTGA
- the pyrF gene encoding orotidine-5'-phosphate decarboxylase — protein sequence MRISAAGRDTHPIMVALDVPGADEALALAARFEGIPVWMKVGMELYYAAGPDLVRRLKAQGHRIFLDLKFHDIPNTVRGAARSATRLGVDMFNVHAAGGSAMMRAALEGALEASAGSGDETPLVIAVTQLTSTSEETMRREIGIDAPLADVVLKYARLAKDAGLHGVVSSAQEAAAVKAACGAGFVTVTPGIRPLGADVADQARVMTPADALANGADYLVIGRPITAANDPREALERIVREIGNGNAAQQ from the coding sequence ATGCGGATATCTGCCGCGGGGCGGGACACGCATCCGATCATGGTCGCGCTGGACGTTCCCGGCGCGGACGAAGCGCTCGCGCTGGCGGCGCGCTTCGAGGGCATTCCCGTATGGATGAAGGTCGGGATGGAGCTGTATTACGCGGCCGGCCCCGACCTCGTCCGCCGGCTGAAGGCGCAAGGTCATCGCATCTTCCTCGACCTGAAGTTTCACGACATCCCGAACACGGTGCGGGGCGCGGCGCGGTCGGCGACGCGCCTCGGCGTCGACATGTTCAACGTTCACGCCGCGGGCGGGTCCGCGATGATGCGGGCGGCGCTGGAGGGCGCGCTCGAGGCAAGCGCCGGCTCCGGCGATGAGACGCCGCTTGTCATCGCGGTGACGCAGCTGACGTCCACGAGCGAGGAGACGATGCGCCGCGAAATCGGCATCGACGCGCCTCTCGCCGACGTCGTCTTGAAGTATGCGCGGCTTGCGAAGGACGCCGGCTTGCACGGCGTCGTCTCCTCCGCGCAGGAGGCCGCCGCGGTGAAGGCGGCGTGCGGCGCCGGCTTCGTCACGGTGACGCCGGGCATCCGGCCTTTAGGCGCCGACGTCGCCGATCAGGCGCGCGTCATGACGCCCGCCGATGCGCTCGCGAACGGGGCGGATTACCTCGTGATCGGGCGGCCGATCACGGCGGCGAACGATCCCCGCGAGGCGCTGGAGCGCATCGTGCGGGAGATCGGCAACGGGAACGCAGCACAACAGTAG
- a CDS encoding Crp/Fnr family transcriptional regulator has translation MATKPTDISNVNNTSCFSEENFKRLKSIMYEMKAEPGTHLFWEGDTADKLYYLIKGRVKITKTSDEGRHFILYMYQDGDMFGQVDPYQDSTQGFNAEVAEASAVGVIQKKDLEVLLWQHGDLAVEFMKWMGLIHRMTQTKFRDLMMFGKPGALCSTLIRLHNTYGEKRKDGAVLIGKKLTNTELADMIGATRESVNRMLADLKNANVVSNDNGYIVIHDLQYLKDICHCENCPVDICRI, from the coding sequence ATGGCGACGAAACCGACGGATATAAGTAACGTGAACAACACGAGTTGCTTCTCCGAAGAAAACTTCAAGCGTCTGAAGAGCATCATGTACGAAATGAAAGCCGAACCCGGGACGCATTTGTTTTGGGAAGGCGATACGGCCGACAAGCTGTATTATCTGATCAAAGGCCGCGTAAAAATTACGAAGACGTCCGACGAAGGACGCCATTTCATATTGTACATGTACCAAGACGGCGACATGTTCGGGCAGGTGGATCCGTATCAAGATTCCACGCAAGGCTTCAACGCCGAAGTGGCGGAAGCGTCCGCCGTGGGCGTCATTCAGAAGAAAGACCTTGAAGTGCTCTTATGGCAGCACGGGGACTTGGCCGTCGAATTCATGAAATGGATGGGACTCATTCACCGCATGACGCAGACGAAATTCCGCGACCTCATGATGTTCGGCAAGCCCGGCGCGCTCTGTTCGACGCTCATCCGGCTGCATAACACGTACGGCGAGAAGCGGAAGGACGGCGCCGTGCTGATCGGCAAGAAGCTGACGAACACCGAGCTCGCCGACATGATCGGAGCGACGAGAGAAAGCGTCAACCGGATGCTGGCGGATTTAAAGAACGCGAACGTCGTCTCGAACGATAACGGGTACATCGTCATTCACGATTTGCAGTATTTGAAGGACATTTGCCATTGCGAAAATTGCCCCGTAGACATCTGCCGCATCTGA
- a CDS encoding aspartate carbamoyltransferase catalytic subunit, whose amino-acid sequence MTTTAVKSRHLIGLKGMPKSEIEAILDRAGYWEAQPVAASSALSGKFVANMFFENSTRTRFSFEVAEKRLGAEVLNFAAAASSVQKGESIYDTVKTLESMGIHGGVVRIKAVGVMQELAERIKAPLINAGDGNNEHPTQALLDLYTMRKHFGAIEGLTVSIVGDIRHSRVARSNLWALREMGASVRFCAPDNMRATELAEYAPYVGIDDALQSDVVMMLRVQLERHEGGLFGSAEEYRAAYGLTEERAGRMAPHAIIMHPAPVNRDVEIDDALVECGKSKIFEQMANGVPIRMAVLERALLG is encoded by the coding sequence ATGACGACGACGGCGGTAAAGTCGAGGCACTTGATCGGGTTGAAGGGAATGCCCAAGTCCGAGATCGAGGCGATCTTGGATCGGGCGGGGTATTGGGAAGCGCAGCCGGTCGCGGCGTCGAGCGCGCTGAGCGGGAAGTTCGTGGCGAACATGTTTTTCGAAAACAGCACGCGGACGCGCTTCTCGTTCGAGGTCGCGGAGAAGCGGCTCGGCGCGGAGGTGCTCAACTTCGCCGCGGCGGCGTCGAGCGTCCAGAAGGGCGAGTCGATCTACGATACGGTGAAGACGCTCGAGTCGATGGGCATTCACGGCGGCGTCGTCCGCATTAAGGCGGTAGGCGTAATGCAGGAGCTCGCGGAACGCATCAAGGCGCCGCTCATCAACGCCGGCGACGGCAACAACGAGCATCCGACGCAGGCGCTGCTCGACTTATACACGATGCGCAAGCACTTCGGCGCGATCGAAGGGTTGACGGTGTCGATCGTGGGCGACATCCGACACTCGCGCGTGGCGCGCTCGAACTTGTGGGCGCTGCGGGAGATGGGCGCGAGCGTGCGGTTTTGCGCGCCGGACAATATGCGCGCGACGGAGCTTGCGGAGTACGCGCCTTACGTCGGCATCGACGATGCGCTGCAATCGGACGTCGTCATGATGCTGCGAGTACAGCTCGAGCGCCATGAAGGCGGACTGTTCGGCTCGGCGGAGGAATACCGCGCGGCTTACGGGCTTACCGAGGAGCGCGCCGGGCGGATGGCGCCGCACGCGATCATCATGCACCCGGCGCCGGTCAACCGGGACGTCGAGATCGACGACGCGCTCGTGGAGTGCGGGAAGTCGAAAATTTTCGAACAGATGGCGAACGGCGTTCCGATCCGCATGGCGGTGCTGGAGCGGGCGTTGTTGGGATAA
- the hpf gene encoding ribosome hibernation-promoting factor, HPF/YfiA family yields MRYNVRGKQTTITPALQEYVERKIGPIEEWFGVEKREAAQAHVLLSVEGQGAVHRAEVTIALPGVELRAEVKGGDMYAAIDEVVEKLERQVRRHKTKLDRALRHRGGLRQAVQAAADAAFADVATADPADEAAAPFPIRRTKRLDLKPIDVEEAILQMNLLDHQFYMFLNRETNDTELVYRRNDGTYGWLTR; encoded by the coding sequence ATGAGATACAACGTTCGCGGCAAACAAACGACGATCACCCCAGCTCTGCAGGAGTATGTCGAACGCAAGATCGGACCGATCGAAGAGTGGTTCGGCGTCGAGAAACGGGAGGCGGCCCAAGCGCATGTGCTGCTGAGCGTCGAAGGGCAAGGCGCCGTTCATCGGGCCGAAGTGACGATCGCGCTGCCGGGCGTCGAGCTGCGCGCCGAGGTGAAGGGCGGAGATATGTACGCTGCGATCGACGAGGTCGTCGAAAAGCTGGAGCGTCAGGTGCGCCGGCATAAGACGAAGCTCGATCGCGCGCTACGCCATCGCGGCGGCTTGCGGCAGGCGGTGCAGGCGGCGGCGGACGCGGCGTTCGCCGACGTCGCGACCGCGGACCCGGCGGACGAAGCCGCGGCGCCGTTCCCGATCCGACGGACGAAGCGGCTCGATCTGAAACCGATCGACGTCGAGGAAGCGATCTTGCAGATGAATCTGCTCGACCATCAGTTCTATATGTTCCTGAACCGCGAGACGAACGACACCGAGCTCGTCTATCGGCGGAACGACGGCACGTACGGCTGGTTGACGCGCTGA
- the carA gene encoding glutamine-hydrolyzing carbamoyl-phosphate synthase small subunit, which translates to MLAKLYLEDGTLFEGTSFGGEGGQVGEVVFNTGITGYQEVLSDPSYCGQIVTMTFPLIGNYGITRDDFEAVRPFVHGFVVRRHEEVPSNWRAQYSLGDLLKEYGIVGISDIDTRMLTRKLRSYGTMKGIIATGDVRVEELRERLLANDLLRDQVSRVSTKSVYNSPGKDQRIVLMDFGSKSGILRDLTRRDCDVVVVPHDATAEQILRLRPDGVLLSNGPGDPKDVPHAVETVKALLGKLPIFGICLGHQLFALACGADTEKLKFGHRGGNHPVKDLESGRCYITSQNHGYTVKEASLAGTGLVKTHINNNDGTIEGLKHESLPAFSVQYHPEASPGPFDSSYLFDDFLTMVRKFQSERPKTARQTELELLARGV; encoded by the coding sequence TTGTTAGCTAAGTTGTACCTAGAGGACGGAACGCTGTTCGAAGGCACCTCGTTCGGGGGAGAAGGCGGACAAGTCGGCGAGGTCGTTTTCAATACGGGCATTACGGGATATCAAGAGGTACTGAGCGACCCGTCCTACTGCGGACAAATCGTCACGATGACGTTCCCGCTTATCGGCAACTACGGCATTACGCGCGACGACTTCGAGGCGGTGCGCCCGTTCGTGCACGGCTTCGTCGTGCGCCGGCACGAAGAGGTGCCGAGCAACTGGCGCGCGCAATACTCGCTCGGCGACTTGCTGAAGGAGTACGGCATCGTCGGCATCAGCGACATCGACACGCGCATGCTGACGCGCAAGCTGCGCAGCTACGGCACGATGAAAGGCATTATCGCGACGGGCGACGTCCGCGTGGAGGAGCTGCGCGAGCGGCTACTTGCGAACGATCTGCTGCGCGACCAAGTGTCCCGCGTGTCGACGAAGAGCGTGTACAACTCGCCGGGCAAGGACCAGCGCATCGTGCTGATGGACTTCGGCTCGAAGAGCGGCATTTTGCGCGACTTGACGCGCCGCGACTGCGACGTCGTCGTCGTGCCGCACGACGCGACCGCGGAGCAAATTCTCCGCCTTCGCCCGGACGGCGTCCTGCTGTCCAACGGACCGGGGGACCCGAAGGACGTGCCGCACGCGGTGGAAACCGTGAAGGCGCTGCTCGGCAAGCTGCCGATCTTCGGCATCTGCCTCGGCCATCAGCTGTTCGCGCTCGCTTGCGGAGCGGACACCGAGAAGCTGAAGTTCGGCCATCGCGGGGGCAACCACCCGGTGAAGGACCTCGAGTCCGGACGCTGCTACATCACGTCGCAAAACCATGGCTACACGGTGAAAGAAGCGTCGCTCGCGGGCACGGGATTAGTGAAGACGCATATCAACAATAACGACGGCACGATCGAAGGGCTGAAGCATGAGAGCCTGCCGGCCTTTTCGGTACAGTATCATCCGGAAGCGTCGCCGGGACCGTTCGATTCGAGCTACTTGTTCGACGATTTTCTTACGATGGTACGGAAGTTCCAATCGGAGCGTCCGAAGACAGCGCGACAAACCGAGCTTGAATTGCTCGCACGGGGGGTGTGA
- the pyrE gene encoding orotate phosphoribosyltransferase produces MSKLEQDIASALLSIGAVSLRPQEPYTWTSGIRSPIYCDNRLTMSHPNVRERIANGFAALIQEYYPEADVVAGTATAGIPHAAWVAQKLGLPMIYVRDKAKGHGKQNLIEGQLAPGQKVVVIEDLISTGGSSLKAAQAVNEAGGQALAVLAIFSYQFEKAEEAFRAGGIPLRTLSNYTALIEEALRANRIRPEDVAALSAWRLQPETYYAQ; encoded by the coding sequence GTGAGCAAGCTGGAACAGGACATCGCCTCGGCGCTCTTGTCGATCGGCGCCGTCTCGCTGCGGCCTCAGGAGCCGTACACATGGACGAGCGGCATCCGCTCGCCGATCTATTGCGACAACCGGCTGACGATGTCGCATCCGAACGTCCGCGAAAGAATCGCGAACGGCTTCGCGGCGCTCATTCAGGAGTATTATCCGGAGGCCGACGTCGTCGCCGGGACGGCGACCGCCGGCATTCCGCATGCGGCGTGGGTCGCGCAGAAGCTTGGCCTGCCGATGATTTACGTCCGGGACAAGGCGAAGGGGCACGGGAAGCAAAACCTGATCGAAGGTCAGCTGGCTCCGGGACAGAAGGTCGTCGTCATCGAGGACTTGATCTCGACCGGGGGCAGCTCGCTGAAGGCCGCGCAGGCGGTGAACGAAGCGGGTGGACAAGCGCTCGCGGTGCTCGCGATTTTCTCGTATCAGTTCGAGAAGGCGGAGGAAGCGTTCCGCGCCGGCGGCATCCCTCTCCGGACGCTGTCGAACTATACGGCGCTCATCGAAGAAGCGCTCCGCGCGAACCGGATTCGTCCCGAGGACGTCGCCGCTTTGTCCGCGTGGAGACTGCAGCCGGAGACGTATTACGCGCAATAA